One Roseimaritima multifibrata DNA window includes the following coding sequences:
- a CDS encoding carbon storage regulator: MLVLSRKIGEKLVIDGNITVQVVRAKGNRITLGIVAPAEVKVLRGELEPYPAKESSIEFELNDELLQTC, translated from the coding sequence ATGCTAGTACTAAGTCGCAAAATTGGTGAGAAGTTGGTCATCGACGGAAATATCACGGTCCAGGTAGTCCGAGCCAAAGGAAACCGAATCACCCTGGGAATCGTCGCACCCGCCGAAGTGAAGGTCCTTCGTGGTGAACTGGAGCCATACCCTGCCAAGGAATCGTCGATCGAATTCGAACTTAACGATGAACTGTTGCAGACCTGCTAA